In Microbacterium sp. AB, a single genomic region encodes these proteins:
- a CDS encoding methylenetetrahydrofolate reductase gives MTPFSFELYPPRTPARTAALEGTIRRLAAAGPDFLSVTYGAGGSTGGESLRVLRWIRENTDVDPLAHLTCVGNDYVTASALIREFLDAGIERFLAVRGDPPAGKDEDDAFLGDLRTSAELVQLIHRVQAERAPYGETAIPGQPDAVRVDPRPRARTTVAAFPNGHPRSRHPREHLDALLAKQAAGADAAITQLFFHADDYLRFVERARAAGVTIPILPGVMPVTSPAKLRRMLELTGEPLPAELSVSLEVEPTPEGRREVGVAYAARLARDVLAGGAPGIHLYAFNEHETVLAVLREAGVPLREAGVPLREGAAADAPRTDPHPAFAGSTKETTR, from the coding sequence ATGACGCCGTTCTCCTTCGAGCTGTACCCGCCGCGCACCCCTGCGCGCACGGCGGCGCTGGAGGGGACCATCCGCCGGCTCGCGGCGGCGGGCCCGGACTTCCTCTCCGTCACGTACGGCGCCGGCGGCTCCACGGGCGGCGAGTCGCTGCGCGTGCTGCGCTGGATCCGCGAGAACACCGACGTCGATCCTCTCGCCCACCTCACATGCGTCGGCAACGACTACGTCACGGCCAGCGCCCTCATCCGCGAGTTCCTGGACGCCGGGATCGAGCGCTTCCTCGCCGTGCGCGGCGACCCGCCGGCGGGCAAGGACGAGGACGACGCGTTCCTCGGAGACCTGCGCACCTCGGCGGAGCTCGTGCAGCTCATCCACCGGGTGCAGGCGGAGCGCGCGCCGTACGGCGAGACCGCGATCCCCGGCCAGCCCGACGCCGTGCGCGTCGACCCTCGCCCGCGGGCGCGCACCACCGTCGCCGCGTTCCCCAACGGCCACCCGCGCTCGCGCCATCCGAGGGAGCATCTGGACGCCCTGCTCGCCAAGCAGGCCGCGGGGGCCGATGCGGCGATCACCCAGCTGTTCTTCCACGCCGACGACTACCTGAGGTTCGTCGAGCGCGCCCGCGCCGCCGGCGTGACCATCCCGATCCTGCCCGGCGTCATGCCCGTCACGTCGCCCGCCAAGCTGCGCCGGATGCTCGAGCTGACGGGCGAGCCGCTGCCCGCCGAGCTGTCCGTCTCGCTCGAGGTCGAGCCGACGCCGGAGGGCCGGCGCGAGGTCGGCGTCGCCTACGCCGCGCGCCTCGCGCGGGACGTCCTCGCCGGCGGGGCTCCGGGCATCCACCTGTATGCGTTCAACGAGCACGAGACGGTTCTCGCCGTCCTCCGCGAGGCGGGCGTCCCGCTGCGCGAGGCGGGCGTCCCGCTGCGCGAGGGCGCCGCCGCGGACGCACCCCGGACCGACCCCCATCCGGCGTTCGCCGGATCGACGAAGGAGACCACGCGATGA
- a CDS encoding S9 family peptidase: MTQTLPYGSWPSPIAAADIARSSPRLGDARFVGDDIWWAEGVAAERGRTAVLRASDGESVLPSPWSARSRVHEYGGGAWTATDDGVLLFVEQSDQRVYALAPGGEPRALTPASGGMGFGDLVLADGRLWAVRETHDGSPVPPRDIVVVPLDGSAQDDASAVLSVVAGSDFVAYPAPRGDRLAWIAWDHPDMPWDATELRVGRIDASGRVAEWSVVAGGRGAAGGADVSALQPEWTGDGELLFVSDPPIGEAAGAPSRWNLSRATRGARGETSIAPVHVADADTGGALWNLGTRWYAPLEDGRIVAVETDGRSRLVLLDPASGAVAELETPLGEILVADVRGSRVLLVGAGPRTPGGIWLLDVDARTVEPVRGGVTDLDPRWLPEARAMSFTGPRGDVHTFAYPPTSPEARGPADELPPYLVLVHGGPTAHVSGSLSLAVTYFTSRGIGVLDVNYGGSTGYGRAYRERLKGGWGVVDVADAAAAAAGIAEAGLADRRRLAIRGGSAGGWTVLCAVAGTDAFAAGISRYGVADLRMLVAETHDFEARYLDGLVGPLPEAEELYVSRSPLSRPETLRTPLLILQGAEDPVVPPSQSEALRDALAANGVPHAYILFDGESHGFRGREAIVRSLEAEVAFLGAVLGFDAPGVPELALDGMSARGGTF, translated from the coding sequence ATGACGCAGACGCTCCCGTACGGATCCTGGCCGTCGCCGATCGCCGCGGCCGACATCGCGCGCAGCTCGCCCCGGCTCGGCGACGCCCGGTTCGTGGGAGACGACATCTGGTGGGCCGAGGGCGTCGCCGCCGAGCGCGGACGCACCGCGGTGCTGCGCGCGAGCGACGGAGAGAGCGTCCTCCCCTCTCCGTGGAGCGCCCGTTCCCGCGTCCACGAGTACGGGGGCGGGGCCTGGACCGCGACCGACGACGGGGTCCTGCTGTTCGTCGAGCAGTCGGACCAGCGCGTGTACGCGCTCGCCCCCGGCGGCGAGCCCCGTGCGCTCACCCCCGCATCCGGCGGCATGGGCTTCGGCGACCTCGTCCTCGCGGACGGCCGGCTCTGGGCCGTCCGCGAGACGCACGACGGGTCGCCCGTCCCGCCGCGCGACATCGTCGTCGTGCCCCTCGACGGCAGCGCGCAGGACGACGCGTCCGCCGTCCTCAGCGTCGTCGCCGGAAGCGACTTCGTCGCGTACCCCGCGCCGCGCGGCGACCGCCTCGCCTGGATCGCCTGGGACCATCCCGACATGCCCTGGGACGCGACGGAGCTCCGCGTGGGGCGCATCGACGCATCCGGCCGGGTGGCGGAATGGAGCGTCGTCGCCGGAGGCCGGGGCGCCGCCGGAGGGGCGGACGTCTCCGCCCTGCAGCCCGAGTGGACGGGCGACGGCGAGCTGCTGTTCGTGTCCGACCCGCCCATCGGCGAGGCCGCCGGGGCGCCCTCGCGCTGGAACCTGAGCCGGGCGACGCGGGGAGCGCGTGGGGAGACGTCGATCGCCCCCGTCCACGTCGCCGACGCCGACACGGGCGGCGCGCTGTGGAACCTCGGGACCCGATGGTACGCACCGCTCGAGGACGGCCGCATCGTCGCGGTGGAGACCGACGGACGGTCCCGGCTCGTGCTCCTCGACCCGGCCAGCGGCGCGGTCGCCGAGCTCGAGACGCCTCTCGGGGAGATCCTCGTGGCGGACGTCAGGGGGTCGCGAGTCCTCCTGGTCGGCGCCGGTCCGCGCACGCCCGGGGGCATCTGGCTGCTCGACGTCGACGCGCGCACGGTCGAGCCCGTGCGCGGAGGAGTGACCGACCTCGATCCCCGATGGCTGCCGGAGGCCAGGGCGATGTCGTTCACCGGTCCGCGAGGCGACGTGCACACCTTCGCGTACCCGCCGACGAGCCCGGAGGCGCGGGGGCCGGCGGACGAGCTCCCTCCCTACCTCGTGCTCGTGCACGGCGGCCCGACGGCGCACGTGTCGGGATCCCTCTCCCTGGCCGTGACGTACTTCACGAGCCGCGGCATCGGCGTCCTCGACGTCAACTACGGCGGCTCCACGGGGTACGGCCGTGCCTACCGGGAGCGGTTGAAGGGCGGATGGGGCGTCGTCGACGTCGCGGACGCCGCGGCCGCCGCGGCCGGCATCGCGGAGGCGGGGCTCGCCGACCGCCGGCGTCTGGCGATCCGCGGCGGGTCGGCGGGCGGGTGGACGGTGCTGTGCGCCGTCGCCGGCACCGACGCGTTCGCCGCGGGGATCAGCCGCTACGGCGTGGCCGACCTGCGGATGCTCGTCGCGGAGACCCACGACTTCGAGGCCCGGTACCTCGACGGGCTCGTGGGGCCGCTCCCGGAGGCGGAGGAGCTCTACGTGAGCCGTTCGCCGCTCTCCCGGCCCGAGACGCTCCGCACGCCCCTCCTCATCCTCCAGGGAGCGGAGGACCCGGTGGTGCCGCCGTCGCAGTCGGAGGCGCTGCGCGACGCGCTCGCCGCCAACGGCGTCCCGCACGCGTACATCCTCTTCGACGGCGAGTCGCACGGCTTCCGCGGCAGGGAGGCGATCGTCCGGTCCCTCGAGGCCGAGGTCGCGTTCCTCGGAGCCGTGCTCGGCTTCGACGCACCGGGGGTGCCGGAGCTCGCCCTCGACGGGATGTCGGCGCGCGGCGGTACCTTCTGA
- the hflX gene encoding GTPase HflX, with protein MTDTIHPDAQADPTTDPVDRVLSHADSRSGVRIFGAAQALQDAGTAAGSTSDGDQWDLEARHALRRVTGLSTELEDVTEVEYRQLRLENVVLVGVYPQGALVDAENSLRELSALAETAGSTVLDGVLQRRPHPDPATYIGRGKAEELKDIVTSVGADTVIADTELAPSQRRALEDVIKVKVIDRTAVILDIFAQHAKTREGKAQVELAQLEYLLPRLRGWGESMSRQAGGQVGAGGAGMGSRGPGETKIELDRRRIRTRMAQLRKQIRGFGPARDAKRSERKRNTIPSVAIAGYTNAGKSSLLNRLTSAGVLVENALFATLDATVRRTETADGRVFTLADTVGFVRNLPHQLVEAFRSTLEEVAGADVLVHVVDGNHPDPAGQIATVRDVMADVGARDIREIVVFNKADLIDDDTRLVLRGLEPDAVFVSSRTGEGIAELRGVVEDALPVPAVEVHALVPYSRGDLISAIHETGVFLSQEHESGGTRVHVRVSQRLAAELGAFAADAA; from the coding sequence TTGACCGACACCATCCATCCCGACGCACAGGCCGATCCGACGACGGATCCGGTCGACCGCGTGCTCTCGCACGCCGACTCGCGTTCGGGCGTCCGCATCTTCGGGGCCGCTCAGGCGCTGCAGGATGCCGGGACGGCGGCCGGGTCGACCAGCGACGGAGACCAGTGGGACCTCGAAGCGCGTCACGCGCTGCGGCGTGTCACGGGGCTCTCGACCGAGCTCGAGGACGTCACCGAGGTCGAGTACCGCCAGCTGCGACTCGAGAACGTCGTCCTCGTCGGCGTGTACCCGCAGGGCGCGCTCGTGGACGCCGAGAACTCGCTGCGCGAGCTCTCGGCGCTGGCCGAGACGGCAGGCTCCACCGTGCTCGACGGCGTGCTGCAGCGTCGTCCCCATCCGGACCCCGCGACGTACATCGGCCGGGGCAAGGCCGAGGAGCTGAAGGACATCGTCACGTCCGTCGGCGCCGACACCGTGATCGCCGACACCGAGCTCGCGCCGAGCCAGCGGCGCGCGCTCGAGGACGTCATCAAGGTCAAGGTCATCGACCGCACGGCCGTCATCCTCGACATCTTCGCCCAGCACGCCAAGACGCGGGAGGGCAAGGCGCAGGTCGAGCTCGCCCAGCTCGAGTACCTCCTGCCGCGACTGCGCGGCTGGGGCGAGTCGATGAGCCGCCAGGCCGGCGGACAGGTGGGCGCGGGCGGAGCCGGCATGGGCTCGCGCGGTCCGGGCGAGACGAAGATCGAGCTCGACCGTCGCCGCATCCGCACGCGGATGGCCCAGCTCCGCAAGCAGATCAGGGGCTTCGGTCCCGCGCGCGATGCGAAGCGGTCGGAGCGCAAGCGGAACACCATCCCCTCCGTCGCGATCGCCGGCTACACGAACGCCGGGAAGTCGTCGCTGCTGAACCGGCTCACGAGCGCGGGCGTGCTCGTGGAGAACGCGCTGTTCGCGACGCTCGACGCGACGGTCCGCCGCACTGAGACGGCGGACGGCCGCGTGTTCACGCTCGCCGACACCGTGGGCTTCGTGCGGAACCTGCCGCATCAGCTGGTCGAGGCGTTCCGCTCGACCCTCGAGGAGGTCGCCGGCGCCGACGTGCTCGTCCACGTCGTCGACGGGAATCACCCCGATCCCGCCGGCCAGATCGCCACGGTCCGCGATGTCATGGCGGACGTCGGCGCGCGAGACATCCGCGAGATCGTCGTCTTCAACAAGGCGGATCTGATCGACGACGACACCCGCCTCGTGCTGCGAGGGCTCGAACCGGATGCCGTCTTCGTCTCCTCGCGCACGGGGGAGGGCATCGCCGAGCTCCGCGGCGTCGTCGAGGACGCGCTGCCGGTGCCCGCCGTCGAGGTGCACGCGCTCGTGCCCTACAGCCGCGGCGATCTCATCTCCGCGATCCACGAGACGGGCGTCTTCCTCTCGCAGGAGCACGAGTCGGGCGGGACGCGGGTGCACGTGCGCGTCTCGCAGCGTCTCGCCGCGGAGCTCGGGGCGTTCGCGGCCGACGCCGCGTGA
- a CDS encoding class I SAM-dependent methyltransferase codes for MADHYFSEHPSAPEELRRIRVSLADRDLDVLTARGVFSPDHVDVGTEVLLGNAPDPPPGGEFLDLGCGWGPVSLSLALRAPRARIWAVDVNERALDLVRRNAAELGLDNVNAARPEDVPDDIAFRTIWSNPPIRVGKAVLHEILETWLPRLCPRSDAYLVVQRNLGSDSLQRWLAATLDAGFSVQRHATSKGFRVLQVRRHGAPPSGPVDVV; via the coding sequence ATGGCGGATCACTACTTCAGCGAGCATCCCTCCGCCCCTGAGGAGCTCCGCCGGATCCGGGTGTCGCTGGCCGACCGAGACCTCGACGTGCTGACGGCGCGCGGGGTGTTCAGCCCCGATCACGTCGACGTCGGCACCGAGGTGCTGCTCGGCAATGCTCCGGATCCTCCTCCCGGGGGCGAGTTCCTCGACCTGGGCTGCGGCTGGGGGCCCGTCTCGCTCAGCCTCGCCCTGCGCGCTCCGCGTGCGCGGATCTGGGCGGTCGACGTGAACGAACGCGCCCTCGACCTCGTGCGCCGCAACGCGGCCGAGCTCGGCCTCGACAACGTCAACGCCGCACGGCCCGAGGATGTTCCCGACGACATCGCGTTCCGCACGATCTGGTCGAATCCGCCCATCCGCGTCGGCAAGGCCGTGCTGCACGAGATCCTGGAGACCTGGCTGCCCCGCCTGTGCCCGCGCAGCGACGCCTATCTCGTCGTGCAGCGCAACCTCGGCTCGGACTCGCTGCAGCGCTGGCTGGCGGCGACGCTGGACGCGGGTTTCAGCGTCCAGCGCCATGCCACGTCCAAGGGCTTCCGGGTGCTCCAGGTGCGCCGTCACGGCGCACCGCCGTCCGGCCCCGTCGACGTCGTCTAG
- a CDS encoding LysR family transcriptional regulator ArgP encodes MWISPELAETVAAIVDEGSLEGAARALRITPSAVSQRLRALEAQLGRVLVVRSKPARPTEAGSVVVRLSRQYALLGHDAGVALGLEGPGRMNVPIAVNADSLATWLLPGLEPVTRSHDVAFELRREDEDRTADLLEAGAVMAAVTSQREPIAGCTVTPLGLVIYDAVATPGYVARWMPEGITRSALARGPLIDFDRADDIQSAWLRERGVEPRQPPRHYVPASEDYAAAVRLGLGWGMLPPQQSQPSIEAGLLVPLGEPRMRVPLYWQQWNLRSPLLSDIREAVVSAARAALESGES; translated from the coding sequence ATGTGGATCTCCCCGGAGCTCGCCGAGACCGTCGCCGCGATCGTCGACGAGGGGAGCCTGGAGGGCGCAGCTCGTGCGCTGCGGATCACGCCGTCGGCCGTGAGCCAGCGGCTGCGCGCGCTCGAGGCGCAGCTGGGCCGGGTGCTCGTCGTCCGCTCGAAGCCGGCCCGGCCCACGGAGGCGGGGTCGGTCGTCGTGCGGCTGTCGCGTCAGTACGCGCTGCTGGGGCACGACGCCGGCGTCGCGCTGGGCCTCGAGGGCCCCGGCCGGATGAACGTGCCCATCGCGGTCAACGCGGACTCCCTCGCGACCTGGCTGCTGCCGGGGCTCGAGCCCGTGACGCGGAGTCACGACGTCGCGTTCGAGCTGCGGCGGGAGGACGAGGACCGCACCGCGGACCTGCTCGAGGCCGGCGCCGTGATGGCGGCCGTCACGTCGCAGCGGGAGCCGATCGCCGGCTGCACCGTCACGCCTCTCGGCCTCGTGATCTACGACGCCGTCGCGACGCCGGGGTACGTCGCGCGCTGGATGCCGGAGGGCATCACCCGGAGCGCGCTCGCACGCGGCCCGCTCATCGACTTCGACCGCGCGGACGACATCCAGTCGGCCTGGCTGCGGGAGCGCGGCGTCGAGCCGCGGCAGCCGCCGCGCCACTACGTGCCGGCCTCGGAGGACTACGCCGCGGCGGTCAGACTGGGCCTCGGCTGGGGGATGCTGCCGCCGCAGCAGTCACAGCCGTCCATCGAGGCGGGGCTGCTCGTCCCGCTGGGGGAGCCGCGGATGCGGGTGCCCCTGTACTGGCAGCAGTGGAACCTGCGCTCGCCCCTGCTCTCGGACATCCGCGAGGCGGTCGTCTCCGCGGCGCGTGCGGCGCTCGAGAGCGGGGAGTCCTAG
- a CDS encoding LysE/ArgO family amino acid transporter, producing MISALLAGLGLSLSLIIAPGAQNVFLLKMGIRREHVIALAITCFVSDILLIAAGVAGFGVVVENLPWLFRLVKWAGVVFLLGYALTAAWRAVRPRAEAIEVSAHAAPDDSATGGGSGGGTATATATIVRAQTTTSTLIPALLSCLAITWLNPHTYLDTVLLLGSVSTGYGDARWLFGAGAVLGSAIWFAFLTALARVAAKWLRSPVSWRILDGAIAVVMLGLATGLAAA from the coding sequence GTGATCAGCGCTCTCCTCGCCGGGCTCGGCCTCTCCCTGTCCCTCATCATCGCCCCCGGCGCGCAGAACGTCTTCCTCCTCAAGATGGGCATCCGGCGTGAGCACGTGATCGCCCTGGCGATCACGTGCTTCGTGAGCGACATCCTGCTGATCGCCGCGGGCGTCGCCGGCTTCGGCGTCGTCGTGGAGAACCTGCCCTGGCTGTTCCGGCTCGTGAAGTGGGCGGGCGTGGTGTTCCTCCTCGGCTACGCGCTGACCGCGGCGTGGCGGGCCGTGCGTCCCCGCGCCGAGGCGATCGAGGTCTCGGCGCACGCCGCCCCCGACGACTCCGCGACCGGCGGCGGCAGCGGCGGCGGCACCGCGACCGCGACCGCGACCATCGTCCGTGCGCAGACGACGACGTCGACGCTGATTCCCGCATTGCTGTCGTGCCTGGCCATCACGTGGCTCAATCCGCACACCTACCTCGACACCGTGCTGCTCCTCGGGTCGGTCTCCACGGGCTACGGGGACGCCCGGTGGCTCTTCGGGGCGGGGGCCGTCCTCGGCAGCGCGATCTGGTTCGCGTTCCTCACGGCGCTGGCCCGGGTGGCCGCGAAGTGGCTGCGCTCGCCCGTGTCGTGGCGGATCCTCGACGGCGCCATCGCGGTCGTCATGCTGGGGCTCGCCACGGGGCTCGCCGCCGCCTGA
- the dapF gene encoding diaminopimelate epimerase translates to MTEIQFTKGHGTGNDFVIVADPDGELDLTDDQVAALCDRRFGIGGDGLLRVVRSARLPEGAAALAEEPGAEWFMDYRNADGSKAEMCGNGTRVFARYLLDTGLSELPAGSALPIGTRAGVKDVTRSETGFQVDLGRWRADAGDPLVRAKGLGVARPGLGIDVGNPHVVVALASEEELETLDLTVQPIVDPLPPHGANVEFVVPQGVKDGIGRIRMRVFERGVGETLSCGTGTAAAALAVRDWAGAGAPDFWRVEVPGGTLGVRMFPTEEGEHVALSGPATLVFSGAVALA, encoded by the coding sequence ATGACGGAGATCCAGTTCACCAAGGGGCACGGCACCGGCAACGACTTCGTGATCGTCGCCGACCCCGACGGTGAGCTCGATCTCACCGACGACCAGGTCGCGGCCCTGTGCGACCGACGGTTCGGGATCGGCGGCGACGGCCTGCTGCGCGTCGTGCGTTCCGCGCGCCTCCCGGAGGGAGCCGCGGCCCTCGCCGAGGAGCCCGGCGCGGAGTGGTTCATGGACTACCGCAACGCCGACGGCTCGAAGGCCGAGATGTGCGGCAACGGCACCCGCGTGTTCGCCCGCTATCTCCTCGACACCGGCCTCTCCGAGCTCCCCGCGGGATCCGCCCTTCCGATCGGCACGCGCGCCGGCGTGAAGGACGTCACCCGCAGCGAGACGGGCTTCCAGGTCGATCTCGGCCGCTGGCGCGCGGATGCGGGGGATCCGCTCGTGCGCGCGAAGGGACTGGGCGTCGCTCGCCCCGGGCTCGGCATCGACGTGGGAAACCCGCACGTCGTCGTGGCGCTCGCCTCCGAGGAGGAGCTCGAGACGCTCGATCTCACGGTGCAGCCGATCGTCGACCCCCTGCCGCCGCACGGCGCCAACGTGGAGTTCGTCGTCCCGCAGGGCGTGAAGGACGGCATCGGGCGCATCCGGATGCGCGTGTTCGAGCGCGGCGTGGGCGAGACCCTCTCGTGCGGCACGGGGACGGCGGCGGCGGCGCTCGCCGTGCGCGACTGGGCGGGTGCCGGAGCTCCCGACTTCTGGCGGGTGGAGGTCCCGGGCGGCACGCTCGGCGTGCGGATGTTCCCGACAGAGGAGGGCGAGCACGTCGCGCTCTCGGGCCCCGCGACCCTCGTGTTCTCGGGAGCGGTCGCGCTCGCCTGA
- the miaA gene encoding tRNA (adenosine(37)-N6)-dimethylallyltransferase MiaA encodes MTRDVGPRLWAVVGATGTGKSDLSLDLAEELAAHGGGAEIVNADAMQLYRGMDVGTAKVPPDERRGIAHHLLDVLDVTQDAAVARYQTEARRVVDDILGRGRDAILVGGSGLYVSSVLFDFRFPPRDEALRAELEAELAAHGAGALFARLQREDPATAERIDPRNARRVVRALEVIAQGERTHGAALPERPVLWRRATVIGLALDRASLVRRLDGRVERMWAEGMLDETERLRAEGLERGTTARRAIGYAQALSQLEGALTQAQAIAETQALTRRYARRQVSWFTRYDDVRWLEAGSADAAALVAR; translated from the coding sequence GTGACCCGAGACGTCGGACCGCGGCTCTGGGCCGTCGTCGGGGCGACCGGCACGGGCAAGAGCGATCTGTCGCTCGACCTCGCGGAGGAGCTCGCCGCACACGGCGGCGGCGCGGAGATCGTCAACGCGGACGCCATGCAGCTGTACCGCGGCATGGACGTCGGCACCGCCAAGGTCCCGCCGGACGAGCGACGCGGGATCGCGCATCACCTCCTCGACGTCCTCGACGTCACGCAGGACGCGGCGGTCGCCCGGTATCAGACGGAGGCGCGCCGTGTCGTCGACGACATCCTCGGCCGAGGCCGCGACGCGATCCTCGTCGGGGGATCGGGGCTCTACGTCTCGAGCGTGCTCTTCGACTTCCGGTTCCCGCCGCGGGACGAGGCGTTGCGGGCCGAGCTGGAGGCCGAGCTCGCGGCGCACGGAGCCGGCGCGCTCTTCGCGCGGCTGCAGCGCGAAGACCCGGCGACGGCGGAGCGCATCGATCCGCGGAACGCCCGGCGCGTCGTCCGCGCGCTCGAGGTGATCGCGCAGGGCGAGCGGACGCACGGCGCCGCTCTGCCGGAGAGGCCCGTGCTCTGGCGGAGGGCGACCGTCATCGGGCTCGCCCTGGACCGCGCATCGCTCGTCCGGCGACTGGACGGACGCGTCGAGCGGATGTGGGCGGAGGGGATGCTCGACGAGACCGAACGGCTGCGCGCGGAGGGGCTGGAGCGGGGAACGACGGCGCGGCGCGCCATCGGGTACGCCCAGGCGCTCTCGCAGCTGGAGGGCGCGCTCACGCAGGCGCAGGCGATCGCGGAGACCCAGGCGCTCACGCGCCGCTACGCGCGACGCCAGGTGAGCTGGTTCACCCGCTACGACGACGTGCGGTGGCTCGAGGCCGGCTCCGCCGACGCGGCCGCGCTCGTCGCGCGCTGA
- the miaB gene encoding tRNA (N6-isopentenyl adenosine(37)-C2)-methylthiotransferase MiaB produces MTTPSSAPTLIAPSPAALDAAGRPRSYEVRTFGCQMNVHDSERLAGSLESAGYVKASSGEEADLVVINTCAVRENASGKLYGTLGHLKSRKDEHEGMQIAVGGCLAQMDKDAVLDKAPWVDVVFGTHNMGSLPQLLERSRHNGEAELEILESLEVFPSTLPTKRDSSSSGWVSISVGCNNTCTFCIVPSLRGKEKDRRPGDILSEIGLLVEDGAVEVTLLGQNVNTYGVEFGDREAFGKLLRAAGRIDGLERIRFTSPHPAAFTDDVIDAMAETPAVMPQLHMPLQSGSDRILKAMRRSYRSARFLGILDRVREKMPHAAISTDIIVGFPGETEDDFEDTMRVVEQARFANAFTFQYSIREGTPAATMPGQVPKEVVQERYDRLLALQARISLEENERQLGRSVEVLVSTGEGRKDAETHRLTGRAEDNRLVHFELPPGSEHPRPGDVVTVEITHAAPSHLLADSRDGAPLRIRRTRAGDAWDRSQAESCAAPAAGSGGTGPVRLGLPAIRVGV; encoded by the coding sequence ATGACTACGCCATCCAGCGCCCCGACCCTCATCGCGCCGTCGCCGGCCGCTCTCGACGCCGCGGGGCGTCCGCGCTCGTACGAGGTGCGCACCTTCGGCTGCCAGATGAACGTGCACGACTCCGAGCGGCTGGCGGGATCGCTCGAGAGCGCGGGATACGTGAAGGCGTCCTCCGGCGAGGAGGCCGATCTCGTCGTCATCAACACGTGCGCGGTGCGCGAGAACGCGTCGGGCAAGCTGTACGGCACGCTCGGCCACCTCAAGTCGCGCAAGGACGAGCACGAGGGCATGCAGATCGCCGTGGGCGGCTGCCTCGCGCAGATGGACAAAGACGCCGTCCTCGACAAGGCGCCGTGGGTCGACGTCGTGTTCGGCACGCACAACATGGGTTCGCTGCCGCAGCTGCTCGAGCGCTCACGGCACAACGGCGAGGCCGAGCTCGAGATCCTCGAATCGCTCGAGGTCTTCCCCTCCACGCTCCCGACCAAGCGCGACTCCTCCTCGTCCGGCTGGGTGTCGATCTCGGTCGGCTGCAACAACACGTGCACGTTCTGCATCGTCCCGAGCCTGCGCGGCAAGGAGAAGGACCGCCGCCCCGGCGACATCCTGAGCGAGATCGGCCTGCTCGTCGAGGACGGCGCCGTCGAGGTCACGCTCCTCGGCCAGAACGTCAACACGTACGGCGTGGAGTTCGGCGATCGCGAGGCGTTCGGGAAGCTGCTGCGCGCGGCGGGACGGATCGACGGCCTCGAACGCATCCGATTCACGAGCCCGCACCCGGCGGCGTTCACCGACGACGTCATCGACGCGATGGCCGAGACCCCCGCCGTCATGCCGCAGCTCCACATGCCGCTGCAGTCGGGCAGCGACCGCATCCTCAAGGCGATGCGCCGCTCCTATCGCAGCGCGAGGTTCCTGGGGATCCTCGACCGCGTCCGCGAGAAGATGCCGCACGCCGCGATCTCCACCGACATCATCGTCGGGTTCCCCGGTGAGACCGAGGACGACTTCGAGGACACGATGCGGGTCGTCGAGCAGGCGCGCTTCGCGAACGCGTTCACGTTCCAGTACTCGATCCGCGAGGGGACCCCTGCCGCGACCATGCCCGGACAGGTGCCGAAGGAGGTCGTGCAGGAGCGGTACGACCGTCTCCTCGCTCTCCAGGCGCGCATCTCGCTGGAGGAGAACGAGAGGCAGCTCGGGCGTTCCGTCGAGGTGCTCGTCTCGACGGGCGAGGGCAGGAAGGACGCCGAGACGCACCGGCTGACGGGCCGCGCCGAGGACAACCGGCTCGTGCACTTCGAGCTGCCGCCGGGGTCGGAGCACCCCCGTCCGGGCGACGTCGTGACGGTCGAGATCACGCATGCCGCGCCGTCGCATCTGCTCGCGGACAGCCGCGACGGAGCGCCTCTGCGCATCCGCCGCACACGTGCGGGAGACGCGTGGGATCGTTCGCAGGCGGAGTCGTGCGCGGCCCCCGCCGCCGGCTCCGGCGGGACCGGCCCCGTCCGCCTCGGCCTGCCCGCGATCCGCGTGGGCGTGTGA